Within Thermococcus indicus, the genomic segment TTGAAGGTTTAAACGACCTTCACTTTATTTTTTTGTAAAAATTCCCCATAGCATCTTCCCTTTTGCCAACAATAAGCCCTATAGCCTTTACCACATAGTAGTATTCGAGGAGATCAAAATGATGTTCGAAAGCGTTGGAAACGAATTCCTGGCTCACGCCGGAGAAGGAGAATGAGGGTGGCACGACATGATGGGATTCGGCTACTTTGGTTGGTTCGGGGCGGTATTCATGCTCCTGTTCTGGGTGCTGATAATCGCTGGAATAGTCTGGTTCATTAAATGGCTCGTTGAGCAGAGCTCAAGCGGGAGCAAGAAGAGCGCCCTGGAGATACTCGACGAGAAGTACGCACGGGGCGAGATAGACGACGAGGAGTACGAGAGGAGAAGGAGAAGGCTCCTTGGGGAATGACTGCTTTTCATTATTTCATCTCCCCGGCGCAATTGATTTCTTTTCCGAAAATTTTGGGGGTTTGAATTTTCAAAATGTTAGTAATAAGCCCTATATTCAGGTGAATGAATGCATACATGGAAAACAAAATTTGAGGTGATGCGAAATGGAGTGGAAGTCCCTGTTTATCGGGCTCCTCATAGGAGCGCTCATAGCCGTCCCGTTGGGAATGGCCCACAGCGGAGGGTTTGATATAGCCAGGAAAAGCGGGCCCCGGTGGGGCTTTGGTTCGATGGGCGGCTACATGTACGGCGGAATGATGGGCTACGGCATGCACGGCATGATGGACGACGAGATGTACGCGCAGATGGGGAAGTACATGGCCAGCGACAACTTCACCGAGATGCATAAGGAGATGGAGGAGGAAATGGAGGAGCACATGGGTAGCAACTGGGCCCAGATGCACGAGTACTGCGAGAGGGTGATGGGAATAGAGGAGGACGAGTGAAGCCTTAATGCCTGTGCCCCTCTTTCTCTTCCTTTTGCTTGAGCTTTTCTATGTTCTCCCTTGTCTTTTTGAATTCCCTGAGACATGTCGGACAGCAGAAGAAGTAGACCCTGTTGTGATACTTGTACACGATGGGTTCCCCGACTATCTCCTTGCCGCAGTAGTCGCACTTAAAGGGAACCTTCACCTTTGGCGGATTCGTTCTCTCGATGCTCTCCAGAATTGGCATTATCTCTATGACCTCGAATCCGGCACCCTCGATGACCTTTCTCAGCTCCTCCATGTTCTCAATGGCGATTTTTATGAGGTACTTCCTGCTCGTGAAGCGGTTTATCTCGATTATCTCTTCAAACTCTTCCATTTTTTCAGGTTCCTCTGTCTTGACTATGAGGGCAACTACATTGTGCGCCCTGAGGAGCTCGGGATTGAGTTTGATGGTGTACCTCTCGATTACTTCTTCCTTCTCAAGCTTCTCGAGCCGGGACTTCACCGTCGGCCTGCTGACGCCGAGCCTTTCAGCGAGCTCCGAGATGCTGAGCCGGGAGTTGTCCATGAGCAGGTAGATTAGCTTCAGATCAAGATCGTCTATTTTCATGCCATCCACCGATCACTTTTTGTATCTAAACTATAAAAATTCTCTGGTTTAGCTTTCCAGATTGTAAAAAATAATCCTCATAAGCCCTCAAGTGTAGTAAGTACCGGTGAGGAAGATGGAGCTTACTTTGAAGGTCAACGGCATGACGTGTGCAA encodes:
- a CDS encoding SHOCT domain-containing protein; its protein translation is MMGFGYFGWFGAVFMLLFWVLIIAGIVWFIKWLVEQSSSGSKKSALEILDEKYARGEIDDEEYERRRRRLLGE
- a CDS encoding TRASH domain-containing protein, with the translated sequence MKIDDLDLKLIYLLMDNSRLSISELAERLGVSRPTVKSRLEKLEKEEVIERYTIKLNPELLRAHNVVALIVKTEEPEKMEEFEEIIEINRFTSRKYLIKIAIENMEELRKVIEGAGFEVIEIMPILESIERTNPPKVKVPFKCDYCGKEIVGEPIVYKYHNRVYFFCCPTCLREFKKTRENIEKLKQKEEKEGHRH